Proteins encoded in a region of the Pirellulales bacterium genome:
- a CDS encoding sialate O-acetylesterase, translating into MIRPLSFVCRYQLPLLAALLLLAADAHAAVKPNPLFSDNAVLQQGRKVPVWGTANEGEEVIVKFQDQTVTAKAKDGRWQVALENLKPGGPFEMTIAGENTITLKNILVGEVWIASGQSNMQWSVKQSADPDKTIAESANPNLRLFTVPRVATDEPQSTVDAAWVECGPQTVPEFSAVAYHFGQMLQSKLEVPVGIINTSYGGTPAEAWTSREALAAVPELKSLLDMPPAGTTAVQRPTGLYNAMIHPLLPYAISGAIWYQGESNAGRAAQYFTLFPTMIANWRQAWNQGDFPFLFVQLAPFMKKVDEPRDSQWAELREAQRHTLKQSPNTGMAVITDVGDETDIHPKAKKPVGERLALAALAKAYGKDVAYSGPAYRDAEFKGAEAVLNFDHVAGGLVASGDKLEGFTIAGKDQKFHKANAEIRGEQVVVSCPDVAEPVAVRYGWADYPVVNLANQAGLLASPFRTDDFPLTTAPKPTQ; encoded by the coding sequence ATGATCCGCCCGCTTTCGTTCGTCTGTCGCTATCAACTGCCGCTGCTCGCCGCCCTACTGCTGCTGGCGGCCGACGCCCACGCCGCTGTCAAACCCAACCCCCTCTTCTCAGACAACGCCGTGCTGCAACAAGGCCGCAAGGTTCCGGTCTGGGGCACGGCCAACGAGGGAGAGGAGGTCATCGTCAAGTTCCAGGACCAAACCGTCACCGCCAAGGCCAAGGATGGACGCTGGCAGGTCGCGCTAGAGAACTTGAAGCCCGGCGGCCCCTTCGAAATGACCATCGCCGGTGAGAACACCATCACGCTCAAGAACATCCTGGTCGGTGAGGTCTGGATCGCCAGCGGTCAATCCAACATGCAGTGGTCGGTCAAACAGAGCGCCGATCCTGATAAGACCATCGCCGAATCGGCCAACCCCAACTTGCGCCTGTTCACCGTCCCCCGCGTGGCCACCGACGAGCCGCAGTCGACTGTCGATGCGGCCTGGGTCGAGTGCGGTCCGCAGACCGTGCCCGAGTTTTCCGCGGTCGCTTACCACTTTGGGCAGATGCTTCAATCCAAGCTCGAAGTGCCAGTCGGCATCATCAACACGTCCTACGGCGGCACCCCAGCCGAGGCCTGGACCAGTCGCGAGGCGCTGGCAGCCGTGCCCGAACTGAAATCGCTGCTCGACATGCCCCCCGCCGGCACCACGGCGGTGCAGCGTCCCACGGGCCTCTACAACGCGATGATCCATCCCTTGCTGCCGTACGCCATCAGCGGCGCTATCTGGTACCAAGGCGAGTCGAACGCCGGCCGCGCCGCGCAATACTTCACGCTGTTTCCCACCATGATCGCCAACTGGCGCCAGGCGTGGAATCAAGGCGACTTCCCGTTCCTCTTTGTGCAGTTGGCGCCGTTCATGAAGAAGGTGGACGAGCCAAGAGACAGTCAATGGGCTGAGCTGCGCGAGGCGCAGCGGCACACCCTCAAGCAATCTCCCAATACCGGCATGGCCGTCATCACCGATGTCGGCGACGAAACCGACATTCACCCCAAGGCCAAAAAGCCGGTCGGCGAACGTCTTGCGCTGGCCGCGCTTGCCAAGGCCTATGGCAAAGACGTCGCCTACTCCGGACCCGCATACCGCGATGCCGAATTCAAAGGCGCCGAGGCCGTGCTGAACTTCGATCATGTCGCTGGCGGCCTCGTCGCGTCGGGAGACAAGCTCGAAGGCTTCACCATCGCCGGCAAGGACCAGAAGTTCCACAAGGCCAACGCCGAGATTCGCGGCGAGCAGGTGGTGGTCAGTTGCCCCGACGTCGCCGAACCGGTCGCCGTGCGTTATGGCTGGGCC